The Mercurialis annua linkage group LG8, ddMerAnnu1.2, whole genome shotgun sequence genome window below encodes:
- the LOC126659880 gene encoding uncharacterized protein LOC126659880: MNDHMVYVFYGGFFVKETGLEARQLYVGGEILDIKVTDVGKITLNYIEATAKKLLLHRELVKIHYKLPESSLSHGLRFLYEGSFGDFIHSLKSNKRMEIFIEHKIPTAMNDDSTKSGATKSQRKDDNDIFDITLDDCGPILTCLVNANTEKEIKDSDKNEKENVGLVFGVTNTQSSLIEEINAILGSLGKGNCEEIEDEVLGTIPEELLSGKNIFIEQEEGERVPYHVENNWDGQKATDHEVGQEEDAENIENIMLQHVEDLNVGSEDVNLENGEDPYLIDCEWLSDDDEELQEARNAVKESNRRKIRIGDVMVNEPPRQASALPPFQRDEEDDTNENELDSDDEWSAMSTDGSDCDHAVRRKSRFPVFDSKAEKINICLGMIFKGPGEFKEVVTRFSIQEKRDLKLVRNTSDQVRFKCKEKFCPFVLYASKEKANSAFMVKTFMEGHTCGITSTNRRVTGTWLAHNYLNKYHCIAAMKVTDLIKLVKTDLKVDISFTQMRRAKVKTIKIVEGDVFEEFGLLWDYLGEIGRSNSGNTVAMEVHRPIPTQLPIFERLYISFDCLKKGFLGGCRKIFGLDGCYLRGLVKGEILAAVGRDGNNQMFPIAWSVVTKENYANWEWFIKMLIKDLDLKDGDGWTLVTDQQKGLLDAVGTLLPKAEHRCCARHLHANWRKEHKGKPLQKQFWICAKSNNMPDFEQNMKELKKLTPKGFEAILRTHPRHWCRAYFNTEVKCDIVDNNLIESFNGQIVDARSKNVLSILEDIRKLVMNRLRKNRDTCDKWICDFGPRIRKKLYESCLGSTSCHLLDSGNNAFEIEYKGDTYAVDLRKRTCPCRGWDLTGIPCVHAVCAIQHQGKNPEDFVHSYFGKERYMQAYSSMMSPMNSKKFWKKTGNDPPQPPPDRRMPGRPAKKRRMEEHELRNGHKLLRNGRIMTCQRCYQVGHNRTTCKYVKENNSYQANHPNLPEKVVNESQPIESQQDHSLENSVRSHSTTFVNNFVASPLSKHSYSKASGSVMQPKLIPYSKKRKVCYDVAVKGQKPISNLQVRHPCGYGVQTDEYNVITVNPRTTAENVIITGKRRSGKEPEPSFMTSKTGGFKKWGKKFITSNQLQGAKERAIGKKKDKGKDKYISEESTAQQKQSKEKN; the protein is encoded by the exons ATGAATGACCACATGGTTTATGTTTTTTATGGTGGATTTTTTGTGAAAGAGACGGGATTGGAAGCAAGACAGCTATATGTTGGTGGGGAAATACTAGATATAAAGGTAACAGATGTGGGCAAAATTACCTTAAATTACATAGAGGCAACTGCCAAAAAGCTTTTGTTACATAGAGAATTagtaaaaatacactataagtTACCTGAATCGAGTCTATCACATGGCTTAAGATTTTTATATGAGGGTTCATTTGGTGATTTTATTCATTCATTAAAGAGCAACAAGAGAATGGAAATTTTTATTGAGCATAAGATACCTACGGCTATGAATGATGATTCAACAAAAAGTGGAGCAACGAAAAGTCAAAGAAAAGATGATAATGATATATTTGATATTACATTAGATGATTGTGGTCCTATACTGACATGTCTAGTAAATGCAAACACAGAGAAAGAAATAAAGGATAGTGATAAGAATGAGAAAGAAAATGTTGGATTGGTGTTTGGGGTAACAAACACTCAGTCCTCTTTAATTGAAGAAATAAATGCCATTCTCGGTAGTTTGGGTAAGGGCAACTGTGAGGAAATTGAAGATGAGGTATTAGGAACAATTCCTGAAGAACTTCTTagtggaaaaaatatttttattgaacaaGAGGAAGGAGAAAGAGTACCATATCATGTAGAAAATAATTGGGATGGTCAAAAAGCAACAGATCATGAAGTTGGCCAAGAAGAAGATGCAGAAAATATTGAAAACATTATGCTACAACATGTTGAAGATTTAAACGTGGGAAGTGAAGATGTAAATCTGGAAAATGGCGAAGATCCATATTTAATTGATTGTGAATGGCTATCCGATGATGATGAGGAGTTACAGGAAGCGAGGAATGCTGTAAAAGAATCAAATAGAAGAAAGATAAGAATTGGGGATGTTATGGTCAATGAACCTCCGAGACAAGCAAGTGCACTACCACCATTTCAGAGAGACGAAGAAGATGACACTAATGAAAATGAGTTAGATTCTGATGATGAATGGAGTGCAATGAGCACAGATGGTAGCGATTGTGACCATGCAGTAAGGAGAAAAAGTAGATTCCCCGTGTTTGACTCAAAAGCTGAAAAGATAAACATATGTTTAGGCATGATATTTAAAGGACCAGGAGAATTTAAAGAAGTTGTAACAAGATTTTCAATTCAAGAAAAAAGAGATTTGAAGTTAGTTAGGAACACATCTGATCAGGTTAGATTTAAATGTAAGGAAAAATTTTGCCCTTTTGTGTTGTATGCATCTAAAGAGAAGGCTAATAGTGCTTTTATGGTGAAGACATTTATGGAAGGACACACTTGTGGTATTACCTCAACCAATAGAAGAGTAACAGGTACATGGCTTGCTCACAATTATTTGAATAAGTATCATTGTATAGCTGCCATGAAAGTCACCGATCTTATTAAATTAGTGAAGACAGACCTAAAAGTGGATATCTCATTCACACAGATGAGAAGAGCAAAAGTGAAAACAATAAAGATAGTCGAGGGTGATGTGTTTGAAGAATTTGGTTTATTGTGGGATTATTTGGGTGAAATAGGGAGATCAAATTCAGGAAACACTGTAGCAATGGAAGTACATAGACCTATTCCAACCCAACTTCCAATTTTTGAAAGATTATACATATCTTTTGATTGTTTAAAGAAAGGTTTTCTAGGTGGATGTcgaaaaatatttggcttagaTGGATGCTATTTAAGAGGACTTGTAAAGGGAGAAATTTTAGCTGCTGTTGGTAGAGACGGGAACAATCAAATGTTTCCTATCGCCTGGTCTGTTGTCACTAAAGAGAATTATGCTAATTGGGAGTGGTTCATCAAAATGCTGATAAAAGATTTAGATTTGAAAGATGGAGATGGCTGGACACTGGTAACTGATCAACAAAAG GGTTTATTGGATGCAGTAGGCACTTTATTGCCAAAAGCAGAACACAGATGTTGTGCAAGGCATTTACATGCGAATTGGCGAAAGGAACATAAAGGAAAGCCACTACAAAAGCAATTTTGGATTTGTGCAAAGTCCAACAACATGCCTGATTTTGAACAAAACATGAAAGAGCTGAAAAAGTTAACTCCAAAAGGGTTCGAAGCCATTCTACGTACCCATCCAAGGCACTGGTGTAGAGCCTACTTTAACACTGAGGTAAAGTGTGATATTGTAGACAACAACTTGATTGAGAGCTTTAATGGCCAAATTGTAGATGCTAGGTCAAAAAATGTGTTGTCTATATTAGAGGACATTAGAAAATTGGTGATGAATAGACTTCGAAAGAACCGAGATACTTGTGATAAATGGATATGTGATTTTGGACCTAGAATTAGAAAGAAACTTTATGAAAGTTGTTTGGGTAGCACTTCATGTCATTTGCTAGATAGTGGTAATAATGCATTTGAGATTGAGTACAAAGGTGATACATATGCTGTGGACCTTAGAAAACGTACATGTCCATGTAGAGGTTGGGATTTAACTGGTATTCCTTGTGTTCATGCTGTTTGTGCAATACAACACCAAGGTAAAAATCCTGAGGATTTTGTTCATAGCTACTTTGGGAAAGAAAGATACATGCAAGCATACTCATCCATGATGAGTCCCATGAATAGTAAGAAATTTTGGAAGAAAACAGGTAATGATCCTCCACAGCCACCGCCTGATCGGAGGATGCCAGGTAGACCAGCAAAGAAGAGGAGAATGGAAGAGCATGAACTAAGAAATGGACATAAGTTGTTAAGAAATGGGAGAATAATGACTTGCCAGCGATGCTATCAGGTTGGACACAATAGGACAACATGTAAGTATGTGAAAGAAAATAATTCATACCAAGCAAATCATCCTAACCTTCCTGAAAAAGTTGTGAATGAGTCACAACCAATTGAGTCTCAACAAGATCATTCACTTGAAAATTCT GTAAGAAGTCATTcaacaacatttgtaaataattttgttGCCTCACCACTTAGTAAGCATTCATATTCAAAAGCTTCGGGATCAGTTATGCAACCGAAGTTGATTCCGTATAGTAAAAAAAGGAAAGTGTGTTATGATGTTGCTGTTAAGGGCCAAAAACCCATATCTAATCTTCAGGTTAGGCATCCATGTGGATATGGTGTGCAAACAGATGAATACAATGTTATAACTGTAAAT cCAAGAACAACAGCAGAAAATGTGATAATTACAGGAAAAAGAAGGTCTGGAAAGGAGCCGGAACCAAGCTTCATGACAAGTAAGACAGGTGGATTTAAGAAATGGGGAAAGAAGTTTATAACTTCCAATCAGTTACAG GGTGCGAAGGAAAGAGCAATAGGAAAGAAAAAAGATAAAGGTAAAGATAAATACATTTCAGAGGAGAGTACGGCacaacaaaaacaatcaaaagaGAAGAATTGA